CACCACCATCAAGATGCTGTGCGGGCTGCTGTCCTCCAGCTCGGGCACCGCCCAAGTGGGCGGATATGACATCAACCGCCAGGCCGACCTGGTTAAAAAAAATATCGGCTACATGTCCCAGAAATTCTCGTTGTACGAGGATCTGACCGTAGCGGAAAACATCGAATTTTTCGGCGGGGTCTATGGTCTGGATGGGCAAAATCTGAAAAAAAGGAAGCAATGGGCTCTGGAGATGGCGGGGTTGTCGGGCCGCGAGCGTTCGCTGACCCGCGAATTGGCCGGGGGGCTGAAACAGCGCTTGGCTCTGGGCTGCGCCATTCTCCATAAACCCAAGATATTGTTCCTGGACGAGCCCACCGGCGGGGTGGACCCGGTTTCCCGGCGAAGCTTCTGGGACCTGATCAGCGAACTGTCATCAGGGGGGACCACCATTTTCGTCACCACCCACTACCTGGACGAGGCCGAATACTGCAACCAGATCACCCTGATGCATGCCGGCCGGATCGTAGCCAGCGGAAGCCCCAATCAGTTGAAAAAAGAATGGATCAAAAACCCCATCCTGGAATTCAAGTCCGACGATGTGGTCAAAGCCATGGGCCTGATCCAGGGACTG
The sequence above is a segment of the Candidatus Edwardsbacteria bacterium genome. Coding sequences within it:
- a CDS encoding ABC transporter ATP-binding protein: MIAPSIIADKLSKRFGGFVAVDNVSFEVKQGEIFGFLGANGAGKSTTIKMLCGLLSSSSGTAQVGGYDINRQADLVKKNIGYMSQKFSLYEDLTVAENIEFFGGVYGLDGQNLKKRKQWALEMAGLSGRERSLTRELAGGLKQRLALGCAILHKPKILFLDEPTGGVDPVSRRSFWDLISELSSGGTTIFVTTHYLDEAEYCNQITLMHAGRIVASGSPNQLKKEWIKNPILEFKSDDVVKAMGLIQGLPWALETTIFGNSLHVSVKDVQSGKKEIIKAVGTENIKSENIREVSPTLEDVFITLIEKKTPTENPEGK